The Deinococcus koreensis genome includes a window with the following:
- a CDS encoding response regulator, protein MTHHRILLVDDSPLDAELTCLALNDQKLSSTVHVALGGQEALDYLGSLRAAELPELLLLDLKMPGVDGLAVLAQVRATPRWAALRIVILTPRRSPVTGRPACGAARTPSFRSRPPFRTTSRPCARSCAPGSASPLPSPEGRNPGAPGALPNARCRGICGEAERPSSAARPGAGRGDGVMISSQVLLPRRPRPAFPERRNVGLQRLGRSSVGDVESVQRARWRPGHQRHRDEQTSQPGLTSPPDPQLPQGAAAEGGAKVGVGHCGISVPEKEVITCNALAAHSPVQPAAPARSSHRTCSVSSTRRSGEPYTNPS, encoded by the coding sequence GTGACCCACCACCGCATCCTGCTCGTCGATGATTCTCCTCTGGACGCCGAACTCACCTGCCTGGCCCTGAACGACCAGAAGCTCAGTTCGACCGTGCACGTCGCCCTGGGGGGTCAGGAAGCACTGGACTACCTCGGCAGCCTGCGGGCTGCCGAACTGCCGGAACTGCTGCTGCTCGACCTCAAGATGCCCGGCGTGGACGGGCTGGCGGTGCTGGCCCAGGTCAGGGCCACGCCGCGCTGGGCCGCGCTGCGGATCGTGATCCTGACACCTCGGCGGAGCCCCGTGACCGGGAGGCCAGCCTGCGGGGCGGCGCGGACGCCTTCGTTCAGAAGTCGACCACCCTTCCGGACTACATCCAGGCCATGCGCGAGGTCGTGCGCACCTGGCTCGGCGTCTCCACTTCCCTCACCTGAGGGCCGGAACCCGGGAGCGCCTGGGGCGCTGCCAAACGCCAGATGCCGTGGGATCTGCGGAGAAGCGGAGCGGCCCAGCTCGGCAGCCCGGCCAGGCGCAGGACGCGGAGACGGCGTGATGATCTCGAGCCAGGTTCTTCTTCCCCGCCGTCCCAGGCCGGCGTTCCCTGAGCGTCGAAACGTGGGGCTTCAGAGGCTTGGCCGCAGTTCGGTCGGGGATGTGGAGAGCGTCCAGCGTGCGCGATGGCGTCCTGGCCACCAGCGTCATCGTGACGAACAGACTTCCCAGCCGGGGCTAACCTCCCCTCCTGACCCTCAGCTCCCGCAGGGGGCAGCAGCGGAAGGAGGAGCGAAGGTGGGTGTGGGGCACTGTGGGATCTCGGTGCCGGAGAAGGAGGTGATCACCTGCAACGCCTTGGCTGCCCATTCCCCAGTCCAGCCGGCCGCACCAGCACGCTCCAGCCACCGCACATGCTCAGTGAGCAGCACAAGAAGGAGTGGAGAGCCTTACACAAACCCGAGCTAA
- a CDS encoding chemotaxis protein CheB → MHRAAPSQAFDVLALTGTTAQLDVLQAVLDELPQALSVALIVTASPLLVGALGSRLRWPLRPVEAGEAPVSGHVYLCPPDTVVDVGRDGCWARRPARGEASPSDRLLASLAAHYGARALAVVLSSAGDDGAAGAQAIIGAGGTVLAQRPDGPTGQLGRAAAALIGGRLEGMQDTSRALFDAIDEG, encoded by the coding sequence ATGCACCGCGCTGCCCCCTCCCAGGCTTTCGACGTCCTGGCGCTGACGGGTACCACGGCGCAACTGGACGTCCTCCAGGCGGTGCTGGACGAGTTGCCCCAGGCCCTGTCCGTGGCCTTGATCGTGACCGCGTCGCCCCTCCTGGTCGGCGCCCTTGGATCACGCCTGCGCTGGCCGCTGCGGCCGGTGGAAGCCGGCGAGGCCCCTGTGTCAGGCCACGTCTACCTCTGTCCCCCGGACACCGTGGTGGACGTCGGCCGGGATGGGTGCTGGGCGCGGCGGCCGGCCCGGGGGGAGGCCAGCCCCTCCGACCGCCTGCTGGCCTCCCTGGCAGCGCACTACGGCGCGCGGGCGCTGGCCGTGGTGCTTTCCAGTGCAGGAGACGATGGCGCCGCTGGCGCGCAGGCGATCATCGGGGCCGGCGGCACCGTGCTCGCCCAGCGTCCGGACGGCCCCACAGGCCAGCTCGGCCGCGCCGCGGCGGCCCTGATCGGCGGTCGGCTGGAGGGGATGCAGGACACCTCCCGCGCGCTGTTCGACGCCATCGACGAGGGGTGA